In the genome of Eschrichtius robustus isolate mEscRob2 chromosome 12, mEscRob2.pri, whole genome shotgun sequence, one region contains:
- the LOC137774270 gene encoding LOW QUALITY PROTEIN: uncharacterized protein C3orf86-like (The sequence of the model RefSeq protein was modified relative to this genomic sequence to represent the inferred CDS: inserted 2 bases in 1 codon), with product MLKSQFGQGKKPLDTFFWVNEITREITYPPLRADAPAASPAPVEKPGERPRSQQGSVQGGPPGAQSSASTXAQKAAPPPRPSASLEEIGSRNSVPATPTHLPAKAGARSPTLFSAIPVTISPPGGAPPPFGPLGLAPLSQASTLPPSPSAPCAFTCKLKNVLTGNNRFSF from the exons ATGTTAAAGAGTCAGTTCGGACAGGGGAAGAAGCCTCTAGATACGTTTTTCTGGGTAAACGAGATAACTAGAGAAATCACCTACCCCCCGCTGAGGGCAGACGCACCCGCAGCTTCTCCAGCCCCGGtagagaagccaggagagagaCCCAGATCTCAGCAAGGGAGCGTGCAGGGAGGTCCTCCCGGCGCCCAGAGCTCAGCCAGCAC CGCGCAGAAGGCCGCCCCTCCACCCCGTCCTAGCGCTTCACTGGAAGAGATTGGCTCCCGAAACTCCGTCCCAGCTACGCCGACCCATCTCCCGGCCAAAGCTGGAGCCCGGAGCCCCACGCTGTTCTCAGCAATTCCTGTCACCATCTCACCGCCAGGAGGCGCTCCGCCGCCATTCGGCCCCCTTGGGCTAGCGCCTCTGTCACAAGCCTCTAcccttcctcccagcccttcTGCCCCCTGCGCCTTCACCTGCAAGCTGAAAAACGTCCTTACTGGGAATAACCGATTTTCCTTTTGA